In a single window of the Raphanus sativus cultivar WK10039 chromosome 9, ASM80110v3, whole genome shotgun sequence genome:
- the LOC108836891 gene encoding endoglucanase 25: MYGRDPWGGPLEINATDSATDDDRSRNLNDVDRAALSRPLDETQQSWLLGPTEQKKKKYVDLGCIIVSRKIFVWTVGTIVAAALLAGFITLIVKTVPRHHHKNPPPDNYTIALHKALKFFNAQKSGKLPRHNNVSWRGNSGLQDGKGETGSFYKDLVGGYYDAGDTIKFNFPMAYAMTMLSWSVIEYSAKYEAAGELAHVRELIKWGTDYFLKTFNSTADSIDDLVSQVGAGNTDDGSTDPNDHYCWMRPEDMDYKRPVTTCNGGCSDLAAEMAAALASASIVFKDNREYSKKLVHGAKTVYQFGRTRRGRYSAGTAESAKFYNSSMYWDEFIWGGAWLYYATGNVTYLDLITKPTMAKHAGAFWGGPYYGVFSWDNKLAGAQLLLSRLRLFLSPGYPYEEILRTFHNQTSIVMCSYLPYFNKFNRTRGGLIELNHGDPQPLQYAANAAFLATLYSDYLDAADTPGWYCGPNFYSTNVLREFARTQIDYILGKNPRKMSYLVGFGSKYPKHVHHRGASIPKNKVKYNCKGGWKWRDSKKPNPNTVEGAMVAGPDKRDGFRDVRTNYNYTEPTLAGNAGLVAALVALSGEEEASGTIDKNTIFSAVPPLFPTPPPPPAPWKP, from the exons ATGTACGGCAGAGATCCATGGGGAGGTCCACTGGAGATCAACGCCACGGATTCCGCCACCGACGACGACCGTAGCCGGAACCTGAACGATGTGGACCGTGCGGCACTTTCTCGGCCACTGGACGAAACGCAGCAGAGCTGGCTCCTTGGTCCGAcagagcagaagaagaagaagtacgTCGATCTCGGCTGTATAATCGTGAGCCGCAAGATCTTCGTCTGGACTGTCGGTACCATCGTCGCCGCCGCTTTACTCGCGGGATTCATCACCTTGATCGTCAAAACTGTGCCACGTCACCACCACAAGAATCCACCCCCGGATAATTACACAATCGCCCTTCACAAAGCCCTCAAGTTTTTCAATGCTCAGAAAT CTGGAAAATTACCGAGGCATAATAATGTATCGTGGAGAGGTAACTCTGGACTTCAGGATGGGAAAGGTGAAACTGGAAGCTTCTATAAAGATCTGGTCGGTGGCTATTACGATGCTGGAGATACTATCAAGTTCAATTTCCCCATGGCTTATGCTATGACCATGCTGAGCTGGAGTGTCATTGAGTACAGTGCTAAATACGAAGCTGCTGGAGAGCTTGCGCATGTTCGGGAGCTCATTAAATGGGGAACTGATTACTTTCTCAAGACCTTTAACAGTACTGCTGATTCCATCGATGATTTGGTTTCAcag GTTGGAGCTGGAAACACTGACGACGGAAGCACGGATCCTAATGACCATTACTGCTGGATGCGACCTGAAGACATGGACTACAAAAGGCCTGTGACTACTTGTAACGGCGGATGTTCGGATCTCGCTGCAGAGATGGCGGCTGCTCTGGCTTCAGCATCCATTGTGTTCAAAGACAACAGAGAGTATTCTAAGAAGCTTGTGCATGGTGCTAAGACGGTGTATCAGTTCGGAAGGACTCGGAGAGGGAGATACAGCGCAGGCACTGCGGAATCAGCCAAGTTTTACAATTCAAGCATGTATTGGGATGAATTTATTTGGGGTGGTGCTTGGTTATACTATGCCACGGGGAACGTAACTTATCTCGATCTCATCACAAAGCCAACTATGGCTAAGCATGCTGGTGCCTTCTGGGGTGGGCCTTACTATGGTGTATTTAGCTGGGACAACAAGCTTGCTGGTGCTCAGTTGCTGCTGAGCCGGTTGAGGTTGTTTTTGAGTCCTGGATATCCTTATGAAGAAATTCTAAGGACATTCCACAATCAGACCAGCATAGTCATGTGCTCCTACTTGCCGTATTTCAACAAATTTAACAGAACCAGGG GAGGTTTGATAGAGTTAAATCATGGAGATCCACAGCCCCTCCAGTATGCTGCAAATGCAGCTTTCTTAGCTACGTTGTACAGTGATTATCTGGATGCTGCTGATACTCCTGGATGGTACTGTGGACCTAATTTCTATTCAACCAATGTCCTACGTGAGTTTGCCAGAACTCAG ATTGATTACATACTCGGTAAAAACCCTAGGAAAATGAGTTATCTCGTGGGTTTTGGCTCAAAATACCCGAAACACGTGCATCACAGAGGAGCTTCGATTCCCAAGAACAAAGTCAAATACAACTGCAAAGGAGGATGGAAATGGAGAGACAGCaagaaaccgaatccgaacacGGTTGAAGGAGCCATGGTTGCTGGTCCTGACAAGCGCGATGGGTTCCGCGATGTACGGACCAACTACAACTACACCGAACCGACTCTTGCAGGGAATGCTGGTCTGGTCGCAGCTCTCGTGGCATTGTCGGGTGAAGAGGAGGCATCTGGTACTATAGACAAAAACACTATATTCTCAGCGGTTCCTCCATTGTTCCCTACTCCCCCGCCTCCACCAGCACCATGGAAACCCTGA
- the LOC130500077 gene encoding zinc finger BED domain-containing protein RICESLEEPER 2-like yields the protein MAAETPTSWSQWLGLAEWWYNTTFHSVIRSTPYEIIYGQPPPLHLPYLPGESSTPIVDFSLQKREEVINMLKFHLLIAQNRMKQYADAHRSQREFKIGDFVYLKLQPYRQHTLRKRKMPHNCLQAVPTHEAAIHDTFHVSQLKLFPNPPDSAPDIPQYWIDLWLSKELEAILETKQSNITMLLLQKFWFNGREKHLQLLLMDSSSPQHEDTRDDDEPQGNEDEIGTTSPAPASGNKRKKKSAPHVKKKKNTSTRSEYWQHYTRLKENRNKCSCNYCGRVMCCGTVNGTSCLKKHNGICKEYQSWKQSQSQTQHTLNVESGDEDGVQLKLSRVSNDVVREATNEMLVIAELPLSFVDSLGWRHFCNKVNLPKPHSRRTATRDIVELYARKKSDLMQLISGNKQRVSLTTDIWVAPSTSSSYMVVTAHFIDARWKLRKFIIGFKHVVDHKGTTICSVLLEVMAEWGITKVFTITVDNATANTNALKLFTDAFNALGPQSLVLGGQFLHLRCCAHIINLVVRDGLHEVDASVSAIRNAIQYIRASTKRVDSFDQKVESAKMTRGSLSLDCKTRWNSTYLMLTRAMKFRVAFDRMAVEDKLYNDHFQETVEGKKRVGPPTSEDWDKVESLVKFLVIFYNSTLVVSASNSPSSYKCYNEIVTIERNLITLSNSTDEKLREKALVMRAKFSKYWNGLKDINRLLIVASVLDPRNKMKFAGLCFEKLYGKDSPQGKVLNDSVNDVMERLFDEYNTSGASNTAATFGSSSQSQSQSAQESQDGVAMDSSDEDAYGYERMDSLYKEMVNELGFEDASTELELYLKEKVENPKPNPLGIPFDVLGWWRINSSKYPILAAIAKDVLAMQVSSVASESAFSTSNRILEPSRSCLTHYTLEVLMCTEQWLKCEIHINEKSVVSNQQVISEIELQDELQKVYL from the exons ATGGCTGCAGAAACCCCAACATCGTGGAGCCAGTGGTTAGGTCTTGCTGAATGGTGGTACAACACAACCTTCCACTCCGTTATACGCTCAACACCCTATGAGATAATTTATGGACAGCCACCTCCACTACACCTTCCTTATCTTCCAGGTGAGAGTTCAACACCTATTGTGGATTTCAGCCTGCAAAAACGTGAAGAAGTCATCAATATGCTAAAGTTTCATCTGCTCATAGCTCAGAACAGAATGAAACAATACGCCGATGCTCATCGTTCGCAACGCGAGTTCAAGATTGGAGACTTTGTTTACTTGAAGCTCCAGCCATACCGCCAACACACTCTCAGAAAACGAAAGATGCCTCACAA TTGCTTACAAGCTGTCCCTACCCACGAAGCTGCTATCCATGATACTTTTCATGTAAGCCAGCTCAAGCTTTTCCCCAACCCACCTGATTCAGCTCCCGACATCCCTCAGTACTGGATTGATCTCTGGCTATCCAAAGAACTTGAGGCAATTTTGGAAACAAAGCAGTCAAATATCACAATGCTGCTGCTACAAAAGTTCTGGTTCAATGGAAGGGAGAAACACCTGCAACTGCTACTT ATGGATTCTTCGTCACCTCAACATGAAGATACcagagatgatgatgaaccTCAGGGAAACGAAGATGAGATTGGGACAACTAGTCCTGCTCCTGCAAGTGGCAACAAACGGAAGAAGAAGTCAGCTCCACatgttaagaagaagaagaatacaaGTACAAGGTCAGAATATTGGCAGCACTACACAAGACTGAAGGAGAACAGGAACAAATGCAGCTGTAACTACTGCGGTCGAGTTATGTGTTGTGGAACGGTCAATGGCACTTCCTGTCTGAAGAAGCATAATGGTATCTGCAAGGAATATCAGTCATGGAAGCAAAGTCAGTCTCAGACTCAGCATACTTTGAATGTCGAGAGTGGTGATGAAGATGGTGTTCAGTTGAAGCTGTCTAGGGTTTCTAATGACGTTGTAAGGGAAGCTACTAATGAGATGCTTGTCATAGCCGAGTTGCCACTCTCCTTTGTTGATAGCTTGGGATGGAGGCACTTCTGCAACAAGGTTAATCTACCTAAGCCACACTCACGCAGAACAGCAACTAGGGACATCGTAGAGTTGTATGCAAGGAAGAAATCAGATTTGATGCAGCTGATCAGTGGCAACAAGCAGAGGGTTTCTTTAACTACAGACATTTGGGTTGCACCGAGCACATCATCTAGCTACATGGTCGTCACAGCACACTTCATCGATGCCAGATGGAAACTGAGGAAATTCATCATTGGGTTCAAGCATGTAGTGGATCATAAGGGGACGACAATATGCTCTGTCTTGCTGGAGGTAATGGCTGAATGGGGAATAACGAAGGTGTTTACAATAACAGTTGACAATGCCACTGCGAACACTAATGCTCTGAAGCTGTTTACGGATGCGTTCAACGCTTTAGGACCTCAGTCCTTGGTATTGGGAGGTCAGTTTCTGCATCTTCGCTGTTGTGCTCACATCATCAACTTGGTTGTGCGAGATGGTTTGCACGAGGTGGATGCGAGTGTGTCTGCAATTAGGAACGCTATACAGTATATCAGAGCTTCTACCAAGAGAGTCGATTCATTTGATCAGAAGGTTGAGTCAGCAAAGATGACAAGAGGTAGCTTATCGTTGGACTGCAAGACACGATGGAATTCAACATACTTGATGTTGACAAGAGCTATGAAGTTTAGGGTGGCGTTTGATAGAATGGCAGTTGAGGACAAGCTTTACAATGATCACTTTCAAGAGACTGTGGAGGGCAAGAAGAGGGTTGGACCACCAACTTCAGAGGACTGGGATAAAGTGGAGAGTTTGGTCAAGTTCCTGGTAATATTCTATAACTCCACTTTAGTTGTCTCTGCTTCTAACTCGCCTAGCTCCTACAAGTGCTACAATGAGATCGTCACTATAGAAAGGAATCTGATTACACTGAGTAATAGTACGGATGAGAAGCTTAGGGAAAAGGCTTTGGTTATGAGAGCAAAGTTTAGTAAGTATTGGAATGGTCTAAAAGATATTAATAGGCTGTTGATTGTTGCAAGTGTCCTTGATCCGAGGAACAAGATGAAATTTGCTGGTCTTTGTTTTGAAAAACTTTATGGGAAAGATAGTCCACAGGGTAAGGTGCTCAACGACTCAGTCAATGATGTTATGGAAAGGCTTTTTGATGAGTACAACACCTCTGGAGCATCAAATACTGCTGCAACATTTGGTTCATCGTCTCAGTCTCAAAGTCAGAGTGCTCAAGAGTCACAAGATGGGGTTGCGATGGATTCTTCTGATGAGGATGCGTATGGGTATGAAAGAATGGATTCCTTATACAAGGAAATGGTGAACGAGTTGGGTTTTGAGGATGCAAGCACTGAGTTGGAGCTATACTTGAAGGAGAAAGTAGAAAATCCTAAACCCAATCCTCTAGGAATTCCGTTTGATGTTTTAGGTTGGTGGAGGATCAACAGTTCAAAGTACCCGATCTTAGCTGCTATAGCTAAAGATGTTCTAGCTATGCAAGTCTCTTCTGTTGCATCAGAGTCTGCCTTTAGCACTAGTAATCGAATCCTTGAACCATCCAGAAGTTGCTTGACCCACTACACGCTTGAGGTCCTCATGTGCACAGAACAATGGCTTAAGTGTGAGATTCATATCAATGAAAAAAGTGTGGTGTCCAATCAGCAAGTGATTTCTGAAATTGAACTACAAGATGAACTTCAAAAAG TTTATCTTTGA